In the Theobroma cacao cultivar B97-61/B2 chromosome 1, Criollo_cocoa_genome_V2, whole genome shotgun sequence genome, one interval contains:
- the LOC18611339 gene encoding pentatricopeptide repeat-containing protein At3g49740, giving the protein MTKVPGFSRKWLTTITDATFNQRQQLINLNTHLAKLTRSTHYEDALNLFNEIQYLHDNVKLDHYTLSTTLKACANLRNVKFGTKLHCYAIKSGLEAYSHVSNTLLFLYSRTQDLGSVKRVFSEIKDPDVYSWTTLLSSCTKLGEIPYACEVFDKMPMKEVAVWNAMITGCVDNGYEDFGFGLFKEMHILGFKHDYYSFASVLSVCSSENLGFGRQVQALVVKTGFSVRASVVNAIITMYFNCEDVVNACLVFDEVESFVRDRITFNVMIDGLMNVGRVEHASIMFREMLEACLSPSELTFVSLMSSCSSRRVGDQVYAQAVMMGFEQCTSVSNAAITMYSSCGDLNAANIVFERLEEKDLVSWNTMVSSYGQGNSGRSAFLVYLEMQRSGIEPDEFTFGSLLSCSEFIEMGEMIHALVFKNGLISRIQVSNALVSSYAKHGKMNQAYQLFQMSPKNLISWNTIISGFFLNGSPAQGLEQLSQLLMLNLRPNAYTLSIAISICANISSLSHGKQLHGYILRHDLFLETSLGNALITMYAKCGTLNWSLRVFNEMIVKDTISWNSLISAFAQHGEGKEAVHCFKAMKDAGRAKPDQATFTSVLSACSHAGLVDDATWIFNSMVNDYGFVPGEDHLSCMVDLLARAGYLDEAERVIDSQHVEAHSNIWWTLFSACAAHTNLRLARTIAGILLETEQNNPSVYVLLSNIYAAAGQWEEAARVRESMKNVGVMKQPGSSWISL; this is encoded by the coding sequence ATGACAAAGGTCCCCGGCTTTTCCAGGAAGTGGTTAACTACCATAACTGATGCTACTTTCAACCAACGACAACAGCTCATCAACCTCAACACTCACCTTGCAAAGCTCACTCGCTCGACTCACTACGAAGATGCCCTCAATCTATTCAACGAAATTCAGTATCTCCACGACAACGTTAAACTCGACCACTACACTCTCTCCACCACTCTCAAAGCCTGTGCCAATCTCCGCAACGTTAAATTTGGAACTAAACTCCACTGCTACGCTATCAAATCCGGCTTGGAAGCCTACTCTCATGTCTCTAACACGCTGCTTTTCCTCTATTCGAGAACCCAAGATTTAGGTTCTGTTAAAAGGGTTTTTAGTGAAATTAAAGACCCAGATGTTTATTCTTGGACTACGTTGTTGTCTTCGTGTACCAAGTTGGGGGAAATTCCCTATGCTTGCGAGGTGTTCGATAAGATGCCTATGAAAGAAGTGGCGGTTTGGAATGCAATGATTACGGGGTGTGTGGACAATGGGTATGAAGACTTTGGGTTTGGTTTGTTTAAGGAAATGCATATTTTGGGTTTTAAGCATGATTATTACAGCTTTGCTAGCGTGTTGAGTGTGTGTTCTAGTGAAAACTTGGGTTTTGGGAGGCAAGTGCAGGCTTTGGTGGTTAAAACTGGGTTTTCAGTTAGAGCTTCTGTGGTTAATGCAATAATTACTATGTACTTTAATTGTGAAGATGTTGTCAATGCGTGCCTGGTTTTTGATGAAGTAGAAAGTTTTGTGCGCGATCGGATTACTTTTAATGTGATGATTGATGGTTTAATGAATGTAGGAAGAGTTGAACATGCATCGATAATGTTTAGGGAGATGTTAGAGGCTTGTTTGAGCCCCTCGGAACTGACTTTTGTGAGTCTAATGAGTTCATGTTCATCTAGAAGAGTTGGGGATCAGGTATATGCACAAGCTGTTATGATGGGGTTTGAACAGTGTACCTCTGTGAGCAATGCAGCGATAACTATGTATTCTAGCTGTGGGGATCTAAATGCTGCTAACATAGTTTTTGAGAGATTGGAGGAGAAGGATCTTGTGTCATGGAATACCATGGTATCAAGTTATGGTCAAGGAAACTCTGGTAGATCAGCATTTTTGGTCTACTTGGAAATGCAGAGGTCAGGGATTGAACCAGACGAGTTCACTTTTGGAAGTTTACTGTCATGCTCAGAGTTCATAGAAATGGGTGAGATGATTCATGCCCTTGTGTTTAAAAATGGACTCATTTCCAGAATCCAGGTTTCCAATGCATTGGTTTCTTCATACGCTAAGCATGGGAAGATGAATCAGGCCTATCAATTGTTTCAAATGTCTCCCAAGAACTTGATCTCCTGGAATACTATTATATCTGGATTCTTTCTCAATGGGTCCCCAGCTCAGGGATTAGAGCAATTATCCCAGCTATTAATGTTAAACCTCAGACCAAATGCATACACACTTAGCATTGCTATAAGCATTTGTGCCAACATCTCATCCTTGAGTCATGGGAAACAACTTCATGGTTACATCCTCAGGCATGATCTTTTTTTAGAAACATCTTTAGGCAATGCATTAATCACAATGTATGCAAAATGTGGCACTTTAAATTGGTCTTTGAGAGTGTTCAATGAGATGATTGTAAAGGACACAATCTCTTGGAATTCCCTCATTTCTGCTTTTGCACAGCATGGAGAAGGAAAAGAAGCTGTCCATTGTTTCAAGGCAATGAAAGATGCAGGTAGGGCCAAACCTGATCAGGCAACATTTACTTCTGTTCTTTCTGCTTGCAGTCATGCTGGTTTAGTTGATGATGCAACTTGGATATTCAATTCCATGGTAAATGATTATGGCTTTGTGCCTGGAGAAGATCACCTTTCCTGCATGGTTGACCTTCTTGCTCGGGCAGGGTATCTTGATGAAGCAGAAAGAGTAATAGATAGTCAGCATGTTGAAGCTCATTCTAATATCTGGTGGACCTTGTTCAGTGCTTGTGCAGCTCATACTAATCTAAGGCTTGCAAGAACTATTGCTGGGATTCTCCTTGAAACAGAGCAAAATAATCCATCAGTTTATGTGCTTTTGTCAAACATTTATGCAGCTGCTGGTCAATGGGAAGAAGCAGCTAGAGTGAGGGAATCCATGAAAAATGTTGGGGTGATGAAGCAACCTGGCTCAAGTTGGATCAGTTTATAG
- the LOC18611340 gene encoding putative pentatricopeptide repeat-containing protein At5g65820, producing the protein MRRFSSKTLCLIARQRHLSLSSYPNTYHFHILPDNNNNNNNSNSLNLLSSNSKSGFGLVTLETKQPTLKSDNDQQTDDFASDVEKIYRILRKFHTRVPKLNLALQQSGVVFRPGLTERVLNRCGDAGNLGYKFFTWASKQPGYHPSYEIYKAMIKILGKMRQFGAVWALIEEIKRENPHFITAELFILLIRRFASSRMVKKAIEVFDEMPKYGCPQDDAVFGSLLDALCKNGNVKEAALVFEEMRVRFLPNLKHFTSLLYGWCKEGRILEAKHVLVQMKEAGFESDIVVFNNLLSGYVLGNKMGDAFDLLKEMRKKGIDPNANSYTIVIQGLCKADRMEEAMRVFVDMERDGCRGDVVVYTTLISGFCKWGRVEKGYEVLDRMISEGLMPNSLTYLHIMLAHEKKDELEECLELMEEMRKIGCVPDGGIYNVVVRLACKLEEVKEAARVWNEMEGRGFSPGVDNFIVMIHGFIGQGCLVEACEYFKEMAGRGLFCVPQYGILKDLLNSLLRAEKLEMAKNVWSCIVSKGCELNVSAWTIWVHALFSKGHVKEACSYCLEMMDVDVMPQPDTFAKLMRGLRKLYNRQIAAEITEKVRKMAADREITFKMYKRRGQRDLKEKVKEKADGRKRRARRRRWGGACSRANIL; encoded by the coding sequence ATGAGGAGATTCTCTTCCAAAACGCTATGTCTTATCGCCAGACAACGCCATCTCTCACTTTCCTCCTATCCAAACACGTACCACTTTCACATCCTTCCcgacaacaacaacaacaacaacaacagcaACAGCCTTAACCTTCTCTCAAGCAATTCAAAATCTGGATTCGGTTTAGTTACCCTCGAAACCAAGCAACCCACTCTTAAATCCGACAACGACCAACAGACCGACGACTTTGCTTCCGACGTCGAAAAAATCTACAGAATCCTCCGAAAATTCCACACTCGAGTCCCGAAACTTAACCTCGCGTTACAACAATCTGGCGTCGTTTTCCGTCCCGGTTTAACCGAACGCGTTTTGAACCGTTGCGGCGACGCAGGTAATTTAGGTTACAAGTTCTTCACTTGGGCATCGAAACAACCCGGATATCACCCAAGCTATGAAATTTACAAGGCAATGATTAAAATCTTAGGCAAAATGAGACAATTCGGCGCCGTGTGGGCATTAATTGAAGAAATCAAAAGGGAAAATCCCCATTTCATTACGGCGGAATTATTTATCCTCTTGATAAGGAGGTTTGCTTCTTCAAGAATGGTGAAAAAAGCTATTGAAGTGTTCGATGAAATGCCAAAGTACGGTTGCCCACAAGACGACGCCGTGTTTGGCTCTTTATTAGATGCATTATGTAAAAATGGGAATGTAAAAGAAGCGGCTTTGGTTtttgaggaaatgagggtgagATTTCTGCCTAATTTAAAGCATTTTACTTCGTTGTTGTATGGTTGGTGTAAAGAAGGGAGGATTTTGGAAGCTAAACATGTGTTGGTTCAAATGAAGGAAGCCGGTTTCGAGTCTGATATTGTAGTTTTTAACAATCTGTTAAGTGGGTACGTTTTGGGAAACAAAATGGGGGATgcttttgatttgttgaaagaaatgaGGAAGAAAGGGATTGACCCAAATGCGAATTCGTATACTATTGTGATTCAAGGGCTTTGCAAGGCTGATAGAATGGAGGAAGCAATGAGGGTTTTTGTTGACATGGAGAGAGATGGTTGTCGAGGTGATGTTGTGGTTTATACAACCTTGATAAGTGGGTTTTGTAAGTGGGGAAGGGTTGAGAAAGGTTATGAGGTGTTGGATAGGATGATATCGGAAGGGCTTATGCCGAATTCATTGACTTATTTGCATATTATGTTGGCTCATGAGAAGAAGGATGAGTTAGAAGAGTGTTTGGAGTTGATGGAGGAGATGAGGAAGATTGGTTGTGTTCCTGATGGTGGTATTTATAATGTGGTTGTTCGATTAGCTTGTAAGTTGGAGGAAGTGAAAGAAGCTGCTCGTGTTTGGAATGAGATGGAAGGAAGGGGATTTAGTCCTGGGgttgataattttattgttatgATACATGGATTTATTGGGCAAGGGTGTTTGGTTGAAGCCTGTGAGTATTTTAAAGAAATGGCTGGAAGAGGTCTTTTTTGCGTTCCTCAATATGGGATTTTGAAAGATTTGTTGAATTCTTTGTTGAGAGCTGAGAAGCTTGAAATGGCGAAGAATGTTTGGAGTTGTATTGTTAGTAAGGGATGCGAGCTTAATGTGTCTGCATGGACAATATGGGTTCACGCACTTTTCTCAAAGGGGCATGTGAAGGAGGCATGTTCTTATTGTCTGGAAATGATGGATGTGGACGTAATGCCACAGCCAGATACTTTTGCAAAGCTTATGAGGGGTTTGAGGAAACTGTACAACAGGCAGATCGCTGCAGAGATTACAGAGAAGGTGAGGAAGATGGCTGCAGATAGAGAGATCACTTTTAAGATGTATAAACGGCGGGGGCAGAGAGacttgaaagaaaaagtgaaggaAAAAGCAGATGGTAGAAAGAGGAGGGCTCGTCGACGTCGGTGGGGTGGGGCCTGTAGTAGAGCTAACATTTTGTAG